The genome window GCTGAGCCAAGTGCGCTTCTCCGGCGCTTTGGTAGCGGAAAGCCGGTAGCGCGGGGCCGCCCTGGGTAGCGTAGCCCTGCGTTTGTTGCAGAATGTAGCGGTAGTCGCCCTTCTCCCGCACGGCCAGCAAAGCCCGCTGAAACCTTTCGTCCGCCCGGATAAAATCAAGGTCAGTATCGGAACTAGCGTGGGCGTAGTTCTGATAGCCAGCTGCCACGGCGCCCTGAAACTTGGCTACCGCGGTGGCCCGGTCTTTGGCCAGGGAATTATAGCAGGCTTCGTTATAGTACAGGTTGGCCTTCAGTCCGCGGAACTCCTGCTTGGTAGGTTGGGGTAGAGCATCATAGGCCTGGTGCCACTGCCCGTACAAAACCAGCGCCTGCTGATACTGTTTGGCGGCCGTCAGGGGCTTGATTTTGGCGTGCATCCCGGCCGAGTACGCCTGGAACTCTTGGGGGGTAGTAGCCTGCTGGGCCCGCAGCCCCGAGCCACCTAGCAGCAAACCAAGCAGTACGATTAAGAAGCGTTTCATGCGCAATATTCTATAAGCGAAGGAAATAAGTAAGTAAAGGATGAGCCCGTTTCGGCATCAATTGCCTGCCGCCTTCGAATATAAATATTTAGGTAATACTACACCGACGTCGTCCTGCTAGCATTGGAAAACCTGCTGGCAGGACAACGTCGGCGCAAGAACCGGAAAGGGCTAGGCTACCACCTCGTAAATCATGACGGGCTGGGCCTTGTTCTTCAGGGTTACTTCCTTGATGGGCCGGCACTGGAACGACTCGCGCAGGTGCTGGTAGGTAGCCTCCGTAACAATTACCTGCCCGGGCTGGGCCACGGACTGCAGCCGCTGGCTGACGTTGACATTATCCCCGATAACGGTGTAATCCAGGCGCTTAAGCGAGGCTGAGCCGATGTTGCCCGATACCATTTCGCCGGTGTTGATGCCAATGCTGACCTCGGGTTGGTAAGCCTGGCCGTTGGGCAGGGTATGCTGGTTGGCCTGCACCACGGCGCGCACGGCCAGAGCGGCGTCCACGGCGCGGTCGAGGTGGTATTCGCCCCGGAAAACGGCCATGACGGCGTCGCCCATAAACTTGTCTACGTAGCCGCCTTGGGCAATAATTTCCTTCACCATCTGGTCGAAGTAGGTATTGAGCATGGTTACTACGGCCGAAGCCGGCAGTACTTCCGAAAGCGAGGTGAAGCCGCAGATGTCGATGAAAACTACCGTGGCTTCCACCGTTTCGCTGGCCATGAGCGTGTTCTCAAAATCGGGGCGGCCGACGAAGTTGAGCACCGTCTCGTCCACGTACATCTTCAGAATGTTGTTTTCCTGGATGGCCCGTAGGGTTTGGCGCAGCTGCTGCACGTGGTGGGCCGTTTTCTCCATGGTTACTTCCAGGTCCTGAAAATCCACGGGCTTCGTGACAAAGTCGAAAGCGCCCCGGTTCATGGCCGTGCGGATGTTTTGCATGTCGCCGTAAGCCGATACCATGACCGTTTTCAGCACCGGGTTGGTTTCCTGCAGCTTGGTAAGCAGCGTAAGCCCGTCCATCACGGGCATGTTGATGTCGGAGAGGATGATGTCCAGATCGGGGTGGTTGCGCACGCTGGTCAGGGCTTCCTCCCCATTGCTGGCAAACACGAATTCGTACACATTCTCCCGGATCTTACGCCGAAATTTCTGCTTGATGAGAAGCTCCAAATCGGCTTCATCATCCACAACCAGAATCTTAGTTTTCATGGCTAGCCAGTACGAGAAGTTTGTCCTTGAGGGCCGCAAAATCTACGGGCTTGGTCAGGAAGTCGCTGGCGCCCAGGGCCAGGGCCTGCTCCCGACTTTCCGTGTCGCCGTAAGCCGTAATCATCATGACCAGGGGCGAGGCGGGAGGTGGGGGCGCGGTGTACTCTTGCTTGATGTGCTTGAGCAGCTCCAGGCCACTCATGCCGGGCATGTTGATGTCGGACAGAATCAGCACTACTTCTGAGGCGTGCTCGTGCAGGTAGGTCAGGGCTTCCTCGCCGGAGTAGGCAAAGGAAAAGGACAGCACCCCGCTACGGATTTCCCGCCGGAAGCGCTGCTCAAATAGCGTCCGCACGTCGGTCTCGTCGTCTACAACCAGTATTTTCATCGGAAACAAAGCTAGCAGAATCGGGAAGGAGGGAAGCCGCCGCGCGGGCCTAGGCCGGCAGCGTGATAATAAACGTAGTGCCGCTACCCTCGGTGGTTTCTACCGTGAGCGTGCCGCCGTGGCCTTTCGTGATGATGTCGTAGCTCAGGGAAAGGCCCAGGCCCGTGCCCTCACCCGTGGGTTTGGTAGTGAAAAATGGCTGGAATATTTTGTCTACTACGGCCCGCGGAATACCCATGCCGTTGTCGCGCACCTGTACTTCTACGTCGCCGTTGGGCAAGTGGCGCGTGCTCACCGTCACGATGGGGGAGTAGCCGGGCTGGTTAAGCTCCTTGCGTTTCTGCACGGCATAAAACGCATTGGTAAACAGGTTGAGCAATACCCGCCCCACGTCCTGCGACACAGCTTCTACGGTTCCAAGGTTGGGGTCAAAGTTCGTGACGAGGGTAGCGTTAAAGCTCTTGTCCTTGGCCCGCAGGCCGTGGTAAGCTAGGCGCAGGTACTCGTCGGCCAGCCCGTTCAGGTTGGTGGCTTGCCGCTCGCCGGTGCTGGCCCGGCTGTGCTCCAGCATGCCCCGCACGATGCTAGCGGCGCGCTGCCCGTGGTGGGTGATTTTCAGTAGGTTTTGCTTCAGGTCAACGAGCAGTTCGGCTTCCAGCTCCGGGTCGCGGGTAGGGCGCTGCTGTTCTTCTTCCAGCTCCGTTATCAGCTCTGCGCTAACATCAGAAAAGTTAGTGACGAAGTTGAGCGGGTTCTGAATTTCGTGGGCAATGCCGGCGGTCAGCTCGCCTAAGGAAGCCATTTTCTCGGCTTGAATAAGTTGGGCCTGAGTGGTTTTTAGCTCCGTCAGGGCCTCGCGCAGTTCTTCGGCTTGTTGGGTGAGGGTAGCGGTGCGCTCGGCAACTAGCCGTTCCAGCTCCTGGTTGTGGGCCGCAATCAGCTGCCGGGCTTTTTCCTCTTCTTCCCGCTCCAACCGCTCCTTTTCCAACTGCTTTTTCTGGCTGCGGGCAATGAGCAGGAACGTAAACAACCAGATAAAGGCAAAGCCCTTGGAGTTTTCAAACGTGTCGTCGTACTCCTCCAGAATGCTGCTGCTCAGGGCCGGGAGCAGCAACTCCAGAACCGAATACAGCACGAAAGGAGCCACGGCCAGCAGCAGCGTACGGGCGGGCCGGTAGTGGCGCAAATTGCTCAGGATAACTGTTACGACCCCCAGCACAAAGAGCATATACAGCTCATCCAGCTGGTCGGACTTCCAGTGCACCGCCCGCGCCACCACGAACAGGGCCAGGCCCGGGGCCCAGATCCAGTTGAGCAGGCGGTTGATGCGAGGCAGCCGGGTAGGTAAATCCAGAAACCGGCGCAACCCGCGCGCGATAAACAACGCCACCACCACGCTCAACAACACGTCCGCATTAAGATCCATGGGCAAAAGCAGTTCGGAGAGGGCCGGAAGAGGGGTGAAAGGTAGAAGTCAGACAAAGAAAAGCAAGCTGCCTGGTCGGTTTACTTCGGCTTGCGGTCGGCCCAGATTTTGGGCAGCGGAATGGTCAGAATCAATACCGGATTGCTGGTGCGGGCCTTGCTAGGGGTAGCAAGTGTTTTGAGCTTGCCTTTCTCCCGAGAAGAAAGAATGCCCGCGTACTCCCCAATGACGCCTACAACGGTTGGCAGCGTTACGCGTACAGTAAGCTCCTTCTGCGTGGAGCTGGCGGGTAAAGGCTCCGGTGGCCGGCTCTGGGCCCAGCTGTTTCCCGCGCTCAGCAGCAGAATACAGGCCAGTAGGAATGGTTTAGAGCCGGGCATGGATAAGGTAGTGTTGCCGTAAAGATGCTACTATAAATAGGTTTCCCTACATGCTGATGCGGAAATAGCGGGGCCATAGCAGGCATGGGTAGGGAGGCCAGTACTATGCAGATGCCGAGGGCCGCGGTGTAGTTGCTTGTCATTGCAATTTCTAACTTAGGCCGACCATGACCTACTTCGCCCTGTGCCGAGCCGCTGCCGCAGCAGCGGCCAGCGGCTACTTGTTTACTGCCTGCGCGCCCCATACTCTTTCCTCTACCAGTCCGGTTGCCCTCAACCAGTTTGCCGCCGACAGCGTGCTGCGTCGCATTGCCACGGCCCAGGATGAGCGCCGCGCGGCCGCGCTGCTACCCTACCTCAACCGCCCCGAGGCCACCTACCGCCGCGCCGCCGCCGAAGCCCTGGCCTCAGTCCAGAGCAAGGAGGCTACCTCCCCACTGCTCACCCGGCTGCGCGAAGATGCGGATGCTACCGTGCGACGGGCAGCCGCCTACGCCCTGGGGCAAACCGCTGATTCCACGGCGGAAGCCGGCCTTGCCCAACGCATCAGCACCGAGCCCGACGGGGTAGTACGCCGCTACGTGCTGGAGGCCCTGGGGCGCTGCACCTCCCGGGCGGGGCTGCTGACGCTCACTCGCCTACCCCCCGCGCTGGCCACCGACACGGCCACCCTCAGTGGGCAAGCCTGGGGCCTGTACCGGGCCGGCTTACGGGGCCTGACTTCGGAGGCGGCCGTTAGCCGGCTGGTGCAGCTGGTAGGGCGCGGCAACCCGGTAAGCTCCCGGCTGGCCGCGGCCAATGCCCTGGCCCGCACCCGCGGCATCAACCTAACTTCTTATGCCGCTACCCTTGGCACGGTGGCCCAGCAAGATGCCCACTATGCGGTGCGCAGCGCCGTTACGGCTGCCCTCAGCAAAGCCGCTACCGCGCCCACCGTGCCAGTTCTGCTGGCCACCCTGGCCCGGCGCGACCCAGATTACCGGGTGCGGGTGAGTGCACTGCGGGCCATGAATGCGCAGATGTACGCCCCGGTAAAAGAAGCCGCCTGGCAGGCCCTGACGGATTCTAACGCCCAGGTAGCTTTGTCGGCCGCCGAATTCTTTCTGACCCACGCCACGAATGAGCCGGGCTCCATGTTTTTGGGAAAAGCCAACCGGCTGGAGCAGTGGCGGGTGCGGGCTACCTTGCTAGCGGCTGCCCTGCACCAGTCCAGCCCGGAGCAGGCTGCCATCCGGGGGGCAGTGCAGGAACGCTACGCTGCCACCCCGGACCCCTACGAGAAAGGCTATTTGCTGAAAGCTCTGGGCGAAGACCCGGCGGCATTCGACTTCGTGCAGCGGGCCACCTTCACCCCAGGGCAACCCCTGGTGGTGGGTACCTACGGCATGGAAGCCCTGGTAGCTATGAGCCGGCAGCCTACCTTCCCGGCCGGCCGCTACCCCGATCTGGCCCTGGCCCTGCGCCGGGGAGTGCTCAGCCGAGATGTAGCCGTAATGGGCACGGCCGCCGAGGCCATCCGCGACCCAAAGCTGAACCTGCGCAAGCTGCTGCCTAGCCCTGATTTTTTGATTCAAGCCCGCGACCAACTGACCTTACCCCGAGATTTGGAGGCCTGGCAGTCCTTGCAGCAAACCATCGACTTTCTGCAGAACCAGCCCGCCACTACTGCCCCTGTAGCCAAAGCCGCTACGCACCCCATTGATTGGGCCCTCGTCAGCACTATTCCGGCCGGGCAGCGGGTGGCAGTGCGCACCAGCAAGGGCGACGTGGTGCTACGCTTGCTGGTGGAGCAGGCCCCCGGCTCGGTGGCTAGCTTCGTGGAGCTTACCCGACGGGGCTTTTATAATGGCAAAAACTTTCACCGCGTCGTGCCCAACTTTGTGGCCCAGGGCGGCTGCCCCCGCGGCGACGGCTGGGGTAGCTCCGATTACAACCTACGCTCCGAGTTTGCTGATGTGCGCTATGGGGAAGGGGCCGTGGGGTTGGCCTCGGCCGGCAAGGACACCGAGAGTTGCCAGTGGTTTATCACTCACGCCCCCACGCCCCACCTAGACGGGCGCTACACCATTTTCGCGCAGGTAGTACAAGGCATGGATGTTGTCAGCCGCCTCGACATTGGGGACCGAATTGACCGAGTAGAGCTGATTAAATGAGTCACGGTAGGCCAGTCGTAATAAAAACGGCCCCCTCTGCGCCATGCAGTGGGGGCCGTTGGTATAGCTGCTAGTAGGAATTACTCCTCGTCGCGGCCGTGGGCTTGAGCGGGCGGGGTAGTGGCTTCCACCGCAGAAAAGGCTTCCAGTATTTTGTAGGTGTGCGAGGCGCCCTTGGGCACTACCCAGGAGTTGCCGGGTTCCAGCACCACCATTTGGCCCTCAATGTGCAGCTCGGCCCGGCCTTTCAGCACATAGCCAACGGTTTCGTAAGGGCGGGCGCTGGGCTCTTTGGCCTCGCTGGGCTGCTCGTCTTCCCAGAGGCGCATGGCCACGTGTACGCCAGAAGCCAGGTATTTTTCGCCATCGGCGCCGGTAGGGGAGAAGCGGGAATCAACTTTAGTGATGGTGGTATCAGCCATGAGAAAGGAAAGGTAAAGTGAAAGAGGGGTAACTGCTTTGCTAACGCGGCCAATTGAGGTCGGGTTACTACCTTGCCCGAATCCTAAACCTTCCGTCCCGTCGGCGGTTGAAAAATGTCGCGGCTCGGTGCTGCCCGCCGCTTTGCCGCCTGCTCGCAGGCCCACGTTGCCC of Hymenobacter sublimis contains these proteins:
- a CDS encoding peptidylprolyl isomerase; amino-acid sequence: MTYFALCRAAAAAAASGYLFTACAPHTLSSTSPVALNQFAADSVLRRIATAQDERRAAALLPYLNRPEATYRRAAAEALASVQSKEATSPLLTRLREDADATVRRAAAYALGQTADSTAEAGLAQRISTEPDGVVRRYVLEALGRCTSRAGLLTLTRLPPALATDTATLSGQAWGLYRAGLRGLTSEAAVSRLVQLVGRGNPVSSRLAAANALARTRGINLTSYAATLGTVAQQDAHYAVRSAVTAALSKAATAPTVPVLLATLARRDPDYRVRVSALRAMNAQMYAPVKEAAWQALTDSNAQVALSAAEFFLTHATNEPGSMFLGKANRLEQWRVRATLLAAALHQSSPEQAAIRGAVQERYAATPDPYEKGYLLKALGEDPAAFDFVQRATFTPGQPLVVGTYGMEALVAMSRQPTFPAGRYPDLALALRRGVLSRDVAVMGTAAEAIRDPKLNLRKLLPSPDFLIQARDQLTLPRDLEAWQSLQQTIDFLQNQPATTAPVAKAATHPIDWALVSTIPAGQRVAVRTSKGDVVLRLLVEQAPGSVASFVELTRRGFYNGKNFHRVVPNFVAQGGCPRGDGWGSSDYNLRSEFADVRYGEGAVGLASAGKDTESCQWFITHAPTPHLDGRYTIFAQVVQGMDVVSRLDIGDRIDRVELIK
- a CDS encoding adenylate/guanylate cyclase domain-containing protein, producing MKTKILVVDDEADLELLIKQKFRRKIRENVYEFVFASNGEEALTSVRNHPDLDIILSDINMPVMDGLTLLTKLQETNPVLKTVMVSAYGDMQNIRTAMNRGAFDFVTKPVDFQDLEVTMEKTAHHVQQLRQTLRAIQENNILKMYVDETVLNFVGRPDFENTLMASETVEATVVFIDICGFTSLSEVLPASAVVTMLNTYFDQMVKEIIAQGGYVDKFMGDAVMAVFRGEYHLDRAVDAALAVRAVVQANQHTLPNGQAYQPEVSIGINTGEMVSGNIGSASLKRLDYTVIGDNVNVSQRLQSVAQPGQVIVTEATYQHLRESFQCRPIKEVTLKNKAQPVMIYEVVA
- a CDS encoding cupin domain-containing protein produces the protein MADTTITKVDSRFSPTGADGEKYLASGVHVAMRLWEDEQPSEAKEPSARPYETVGYVLKGRAELHIEGQMVVLEPGNSWVVPKGASHTYKILEAFSAVEATTPPAQAHGRDEE
- a CDS encoding response regulator, which codes for MKILVVDDETDVRTLFEQRFRREIRSGVLSFSFAYSGEEALTYLHEHASEVVLILSDINMPGMSGLELLKHIKQEYTAPPPPASPLVMMITAYGDTESREQALALGASDFLTKPVDFAALKDKLLVLASHEN
- a CDS encoding ATP-binding protein — translated: MDLNADVLLSVVVALFIARGLRRFLDLPTRLPRINRLLNWIWAPGLALFVVARAVHWKSDQLDELYMLFVLGVVTVILSNLRHYRPARTLLLAVAPFVLYSVLELLLPALSSSILEEYDDTFENSKGFAFIWLFTFLLIARSQKKQLEKERLEREEEEKARQLIAAHNQELERLVAERTATLTQQAEELREALTELKTTQAQLIQAEKMASLGELTAGIAHEIQNPLNFVTNFSDVSAELITELEEEQQRPTRDPELEAELLVDLKQNLLKITHHGQRAASIVRGMLEHSRASTGERQATNLNGLADEYLRLAYHGLRAKDKSFNATLVTNFDPNLGTVEAVSQDVGRVLLNLFTNAFYAVQKRKELNQPGYSPIVTVSTRHLPNGDVEVQVRDNGMGIPRAVVDKIFQPFFTTKPTGEGTGLGLSLSYDIITKGHGGTLTVETTEGSGTTFIITLPA